A stretch of the Tepidisphaeraceae bacterium genome encodes the following:
- a CDS encoding heparin lyase I family protein, producing the protein MLNRPALIATVFAVTATAIVSSASGQTNGAVAPATTLPTTKPAFVPIDLGFETSDGAALELNAVKTSGPNRYHFYIEDGMRFDMPASGASLDPVLSTDQAASGSRSLKLSAVANPGTDRDRVELRVKHGRGDPELGRQPFRFGEDRWYGVKIFIDPSSQPPAPGQWLHINQLWQPHTVGKAKNVEWGIPSAMSFHPVKAGEPAQWSLYVVTKSDGSRTSLDLDNLIPGKWHDFTYNVMLSHSKDDITGHFRMWIDGNVVADETLDIGNFPRTDVALGFEALDAMDLRFGIYRKAQQADQTLYLDDVWFSDRPRDPALGRSQGATK; encoded by the coding sequence ATGCTGAACCGACCGGCCCTCATCGCGACCGTATTTGCGGTGACCGCAACCGCGATTGTTTCTAGCGCTTCCGGCCAGACCAACGGCGCCGTGGCGCCGGCTACCACATTGCCCACAACCAAGCCAGCGTTCGTGCCCATTGACTTGGGGTTTGAGACATCCGACGGGGCTGCGCTCGAACTTAACGCTGTAAAGACTTCCGGGCCAAACCGTTATCACTTTTACATCGAGGACGGCATGCGGTTCGACATGCCCGCGTCAGGAGCCTCGCTCGACCCTGTGCTGAGCACCGATCAGGCGGCCAGCGGATCACGATCGCTTAAACTTTCCGCGGTCGCGAACCCAGGGACGGATCGCGACCGCGTCGAACTTCGCGTTAAGCACGGGCGCGGTGATCCCGAGCTCGGACGCCAGCCGTTCCGCTTTGGTGAAGACCGCTGGTACGGCGTGAAGATTTTCATCGATCCGTCGTCGCAGCCCCCCGCACCGGGTCAATGGCTTCACATCAACCAGCTATGGCAGCCCCACACGGTGGGCAAGGCTAAAAACGTCGAGTGGGGCATCCCATCGGCGATGTCGTTTCACCCCGTAAAGGCCGGGGAGCCGGCGCAATGGTCGCTTTATGTGGTGACCAAGAGCGATGGCTCGCGGACTTCGCTCGACCTCGACAATCTCATTCCCGGAAAATGGCACGATTTCACTTACAATGTGATGTTGTCACATAGCAAGGACGACATCACTGGCCACTTCCGGATGTGGATCGATGGCAATGTCGTGGCCGATGAAACGCTCGACATTGGGAACTTTCCGCGGACCGACGTGGCACTCGGCTTCGAGGCGCTTGACGCCATGGACTTGCGATTCGGCATCTATCGCAAAGCGCAACAGGCCGACCAGACCCTGTACCTAGATGACGTTTGGTTCAGCGACCGCCCGCGCGATCCGGCCCTTGGACGGTCGCAAGGCGCAACGAAATAG